A single Lactuca sativa cultivar Salinas chromosome 8, Lsat_Salinas_v11, whole genome shotgun sequence DNA region contains:
- the LOC111911196 gene encoding uncharacterized protein LOC111911196: MASHNTHMRLLKEIVENEAVLYLPKPCGDKEICNIWKHVCRKIISFEGCNYSNGESPEENQEPNIYKRVDQIVKQSTNLNPKFIYNNLSSEDVTQEGLNINSPEYNAIFKPVTYEEVRDNDHDKEHIHEHKRTNDQLVEYDKYYKNIFDTKKRISWTSVLHKKFVEAVNTLGKQKAYPSAILEAMNVPGLTRSQIASHLQKYQEHQKSITKPTLIPQKKKQVESYAYNKCGQSTPTNDFESIPQSSNIQPPLTLNSIGMSYMTINNIKARLQRAPPLPVPQPKTTINNSYSDQSTNHSVCHTSLGETSKIITFGLVESCNSIIGRRNEVQMTRDTYESTTGPLKDRETIAMTPMDFAEVVAPVDATSSLIPLNYSGTSVEKSVCGMAPSYYGLGTGLQPLEGFALGGENYDLEMREISNVFGMINSNGGHTSASSNHNYLIHSQDVQGNNENLSPTFLHTPTDHDDVGHSTNPNFSNSNLFPFGLGSVGYSNPHFPSEENNWQAQTLPPFNSLGLVDGIERRVMERDMFADETQYLLDMTVNLLDELDDDLINGPW; the protein is encoded by the exons ATGGCTTCCCATAATACTCACATGCGACTCCTTAAGGAAATTGTAGAAAATGAGGCGGTTTTATATCTCCCAAAACCATGTGGTGATAAGGAGATTTGCAATATTTGGAAACATGTTTGTAGAAAGATAATATCATTTGAAGGATGTAACTACTCAAATGGAGAATCACCTGAAGAAAACCAAGAGCCCAACATCTACAAGAGGGTTGATCAGATAGTTAAGCAATCAACAAATCTCAACCCCAAATTTATCTATAACAACTTATCATCAGAAGATGTCACTCAAGAAGGACTAAACATTAACTCACCGGAGTATAATGCCATTTTTAAGCCAGTTACATATGAGGAAGTACGAGACAATGATCATGATAAAGAACATATTCATGAGCATAAGAGAACAAATGATCAACTTGTTGAATATgacaaatattataaaaatatatttgataCCAAGAAGCGGATTTCATGGACGAGTGTTCTTCACAAAAAGTTTGTTGAGGCAGTCAATACACTTGGGAAACAAA AAGCTTATCCTTCTGCAATTCTAGAAGCGATGAATGTTCCGGGACTCACACGTAGTCAGATCGCGAGCCACCTACAG AAATACCAAGAACATCAAAAGAGTATCACGAAACCAACCTTGATACCACAAAAGAAAAAGCAAGTAGAGAGCTATGCTTACAACAAATGTGGGCAATCGACCCCAACTAATGACTTTGAATCCATCCCTCAATCCAGTAACATCCAGCCACCATTGACGCTTAATTCTATAGGAATGTCTTACATGACCATAAACAACATCAAGGCTCGACTGCAAAGAGCTCCTCCGTTACCTGTACCACAACCAAAAACCACCATTAATAACTCTTACAGTGATCAATCAACAAATCATAGTGTTTGTCATACTTCATTGGGTGAAACAAGCAAGATCATTACTTTTGGATTAGTTGAAAGCTGTAACAGTATTATTGGTCGAAGAAATGAAGTTCAAATGACAAGAGATACTTATGAAAGTACAACGGGGCCACTAAAGGATCGTGAAACTATAGCAATGACCCCGATGGATTTTGCTGAAGTTGTGGCTCCAGTAGATGCCACTAGTTCACTAATACCGCTAAATTATTCAGGAACTTCAGTAGAGAAATCGGTCTGTGGAATGGCACCTTCGTATTATGGTTTAGGAACTGGGTTGCAACCATTAGAGGGTTTTGCACTTGGTGGAGAAAACTATGATCTTGAGATGCGTGAGATATCAAATGTGTTTGGGATGATCAATTCCAATGGTGGTCACACTTCAGCTTCATCAAATCATAATTATCTTATTCACTCTCAAGATGTCCAAGGAAACAATGAGAATTTATCTCCAACATTTCTACATACACCAACTGATCATGATGATGTGGGGCATTCCACAAACCCGAACTTTTCTAATTCAAATTTATTTCCATTTGGACTTGGaagtgttggttattctaatcctcattttcccagtgaagaaaataACTGGCAAGCACAAACATTGCCACCTTTCAACTCTCTTGGATTGGTGGATGGGATTGAACGTAGAGTCATGGAACGTGATATGTTTGCAGATGAAACCCAGTATCTTCTTGATATGACCGTGAATCTTCTTGATGAACTTGATGATGATTTAATAAATGGACCATGGTAG